One Streptomyces hundungensis DNA segment encodes these proteins:
- a CDS encoding MFS transporter, whose amino-acid sequence MPLALLALAIGAFGIGTTEFVIMGLLPEVAGTFDVSIPTAGYLVSGYAVGVMLGAPLMTLLGTKISRKRMLMLLMGFFIVGNVLSALAPAFGLMLAGRIVASLAHGAFFGIGSVVAADLVAPEKKAGAIAMMFTGLTVANVVGVPAGTLIGQQVGWRATFFVVAALGVLGLLGVAKLVPDMPKAEGVRLRHEIAAFRNVQVLLAMAMTVLGFGGVFAAITYITPMMTNVAGYADTSVTWLLVLFGLGMVVGNLVGGRFADRALMPMLYVSLSGLAVVLALFTVAAHDKSASAVMVFLIGALGFATVPPLQKRVLDQAAGAPTLASAVNIGAFNLGNALSAWLGGVVIAVGLGYTAPNWVGAALAASALVLAFVSSALERRTATHSTVVAGAVPEPIRVPAAHR is encoded by the coding sequence ATGCCACTCGCGCTCCTAGCCCTCGCCATCGGGGCGTTCGGTATCGGCACCACGGAATTCGTGATCATGGGGCTGCTCCCCGAGGTCGCCGGCACCTTCGATGTCTCCATCCCGACCGCCGGATACCTGGTCAGTGGCTATGCGGTCGGCGTGATGCTCGGCGCGCCGCTCATGACGCTGCTGGGAACGAAGATCAGCCGCAAGCGGATGCTGATGCTGCTGATGGGCTTCTTCATCGTCGGCAACGTGCTCTCCGCGCTCGCGCCCGCCTTCGGGCTGATGCTGGCCGGGCGGATCGTCGCCTCGCTCGCGCACGGCGCGTTCTTCGGAATCGGTTCGGTCGTCGCCGCGGACTTGGTCGCCCCCGAGAAGAAGGCCGGGGCCATCGCCATGATGTTCACCGGTCTGACCGTCGCCAACGTCGTGGGCGTACCGGCCGGCACGCTGATCGGCCAACAGGTCGGCTGGCGCGCGACGTTCTTCGTCGTCGCCGCCCTCGGGGTGCTGGGACTGCTCGGCGTCGCCAAGCTGGTCCCGGACATGCCGAAGGCTGAGGGCGTACGGCTGCGCCACGAGATCGCCGCGTTCCGCAACGTCCAGGTGCTGCTCGCCATGGCGATGACCGTGCTCGGCTTCGGCGGTGTCTTCGCCGCGATCACCTACATCACCCCGATGATGACGAACGTCGCCGGCTATGCCGACACCTCCGTCACCTGGCTGCTCGTGCTGTTCGGCCTCGGGATGGTGGTCGGAAACCTCGTCGGCGGCCGGTTCGCCGACCGCGCTCTGATGCCGATGCTCTATGTCTCGCTATCAGGGCTCGCCGTGGTCCTGGCGCTGTTCACGGTGGCCGCCCACGACAAGTCCGCGTCCGCCGTCATGGTCTTCCTCATCGGCGCGCTGGGCTTCGCGACCGTCCCCCCGCTGCAAAAGCGGGTCCTCGACCAGGCCGCCGGCGCACCCACCCTGGCGTCCGCCGTCAACATCGGCGCCTTCAACCTCGGCAACGCGCTCTCCGCCTGGCTCGGCGGCGTCGTCATCGCGGTCGGCCTCGGCTACACCGCCCCGAACTGGGTCGGCGCGGCACTCGCCGCCTCCGCCCTCGTGCTGGCCTTCGTCTCCAGCGCGCTGGAGCGCCGTACGGCCACGCACAGCACCGTCGTCGCGGGCGCCGTACCGGAGCCGATCCGGGTCCCGGCCGCCCACCGCTGA
- a CDS encoding DUF2269 domain-containing protein, with protein sequence MKHLRRRSRRGWLVAHVAVSVSWLGLTLGLLALGVTAFTTDSPAMTESAYRAMKVFGDWLVIPIASVSLVTGVVLSGGTRWGLARHRWVWVKFWLTLLTLCLSAFALRPEINSAVAAGAPDVSLVAAPVVSSSAYFFMTAISVLKPWGLTKRGRKHHAESRKLLDAAPRRRTT encoded by the coding sequence GTGAAACATCTGCGTCGGCGCTCCCGCAGGGGCTGGCTGGTGGCTCATGTCGCCGTCTCGGTGAGCTGGCTGGGCCTCACCCTGGGACTGCTCGCGCTCGGCGTCACCGCGTTCACCACGGACTCCCCTGCGATGACGGAGTCCGCGTACCGCGCCATGAAGGTCTTCGGCGACTGGCTGGTGATACCCATCGCGTCCGTGTCGCTGGTGACCGGGGTGGTGCTCTCGGGGGGCACCCGGTGGGGGCTCGCGCGCCACCGCTGGGTCTGGGTCAAGTTCTGGCTGACCTTGCTCACGCTGTGTCTGTCGGCCTTCGCGCTGCGGCCGGAAATCAACAGCGCTGTCGCCGCGGGGGCGCCCGACGTCAGCCTGGTCGCGGCGCCCGTCGTCTCCTCCAGCGCCTATTTCTTCATGACGGCGATCTCGGTGCTCAAGCCCTGGGGACTGACGAAGCGTGGCCGGAAGCACCATGCCGAGAGCCGGAAACTGCTGGACGCCGCGCCCAGGCGTCGGACAACCTGA
- a CDS encoding serine hydrolase domain-containing protein, giving the protein MTSSRSPVSPAPFEELLPSTRRALLHRIAVAQSEGRAPSLVAAVARDGRMVWSGSRTSVDGHGPDADVQYRIGSITKIFTAVLVLRLRDEGLLDLGDPLEKHLPGTAAGGATIAQLLSHTAGLAAESPAPWWERTPGELRPELTDVLGSEPYLHPAGRLHHYSNPGYALLGSLVEAVRGVSWEQALRSEILQPLGLDRTGTQPAHPHAGGWAVHPWADVLLPEPSEDLGLMAPAGQLWSTAADLCRFAVFLAEGDERVLSAESVAEMRTPAVAPEAGGWDDGYGFGMQLARSGGRELAGHTGSLPGFVAGLWISVADGVAAVALANATSGPMCGSLAADLVRIVADAEPRFPEPWRPLPEVDEHLLALTGPWYWGTHAYGLRLTAERGVALAPLRGIGRASAFKAAADGTWVGLDGYYQGETLRVVRRPDGSVSHLDLGSFVFTREPYGPEASAVPGGVDPEGWRGI; this is encoded by the coding sequence ATGACCTCATCCCGTTCGCCCGTATCGCCCGCCCCCTTCGAAGAGCTGTTGCCATCGACGCGGCGTGCGCTGCTTCACCGCATCGCTGTCGCCCAGTCCGAAGGGAGGGCGCCCTCGCTGGTCGCGGCCGTGGCGCGGGACGGCCGGATGGTCTGGTCCGGCTCGCGCACCTCGGTCGACGGCCACGGCCCGGACGCCGACGTCCAGTACCGCATCGGGTCCATCACCAAGATCTTCACCGCCGTACTGGTTCTGCGGTTGCGTGACGAGGGGCTGCTCGATCTCGGCGATCCCTTGGAGAAGCACCTCCCCGGCACCGCGGCGGGCGGAGCGACAATCGCTCAACTCCTTTCCCACACCGCGGGGTTGGCGGCGGAGTCGCCCGCTCCCTGGTGGGAGCGGACGCCAGGAGAGCTCCGCCCCGAACTGACCGACGTCCTGGGAAGCGAGCCGTATCTGCACCCCGCGGGACGGCTCCACCACTACTCCAACCCGGGTTACGCCCTGCTCGGTTCTCTGGTGGAGGCGGTGCGCGGAGTGTCCTGGGAGCAGGCGCTGCGGAGCGAGATCCTCCAGCCGCTCGGGCTCGACCGTACGGGCACGCAGCCGGCGCACCCCCATGCCGGTGGCTGGGCCGTGCATCCGTGGGCCGATGTGCTGCTGCCCGAACCGTCCGAGGACCTCGGCCTGATGGCTCCCGCCGGGCAGCTCTGGTCGACCGCCGCCGACCTGTGCCGCTTCGCCGTCTTTCTCGCCGAGGGCGATGAGCGGGTGCTGAGCGCCGAGTCGGTGGCAGAGATGCGGACTCCCGCCGTCGCCCCGGAAGCGGGTGGATGGGACGACGGATACGGATTCGGCATGCAGCTCGCTCGCAGCGGTGGTCGCGAACTCGCCGGGCACACCGGCTCGTTGCCCGGGTTCGTCGCGGGTCTATGGATCAGCGTGGCGGACGGGGTGGCCGCCGTCGCGCTCGCCAATGCGACCTCGGGTCCGATGTGCGGCTCGCTGGCGGCCGATCTCGTACGCATCGTGGCGGACGCCGAGCCGCGCTTCCCGGAGCCCTGGCGCCCCCTCCCTGAGGTGGATGAGCACCTCCTGGCGCTCACCGGGCCCTGGTACTGGGGCACCCACGCCTACGGCCTGCGGCTCACTGCCGAGCGGGGGGTGGCGCTGGCGCCGCTGCGGGGGATCGGCCGGGCGTCCGCGTTCAAGGCGGCCGCCGACGGGACCTGGGTCGGTCTCGACGGCTACTACCAGGGCGAGACACTCCGTGTGGTGCGCCGACCGGACGGTTCGGTGAGCCATCTCGACCTCGGCTCCTTCGTGTTCACGCGTGAGCCGTACGGCCCCGAGGCGAGCGCCGTGCCGGGTGGTGTGGACCCCGAGGGCTGGCGGGGAATCTGA
- a CDS encoding NUDIX domain-containing protein yields the protein MTVRPVVKRTARAVLLDGDDLILIKRTKPGMDPYWVTPGGGVEPEDSTVVEALHREVHEELGAKITDVVPCFVDTVEHIGADGGATGVKVQHFFVCRLDSMDPSLRHGPEIDEPCGEYEIVRIPFTRVGIASVHLVPLSLRHYLDGNIEGVRAMHAPDLG from the coding sequence ATGACCGTACGTCCAGTGGTCAAGCGCACCGCACGAGCCGTTCTGCTCGACGGCGACGACCTGATCCTGATCAAGCGCACCAAGCCCGGCATGGATCCGTACTGGGTCACCCCCGGTGGCGGGGTCGAGCCCGAGGACTCCACCGTCGTCGAGGCCCTCCACCGCGAGGTGCACGAGGAACTCGGAGCCAAGATCACCGACGTGGTGCCCTGCTTCGTCGACACCGTCGAGCACATCGGCGCCGACGGAGGGGCGACCGGAGTGAAGGTGCAGCACTTCTTCGTCTGCCGCCTCGACTCCATGGACCCCTCGCTGCGGCACGGCCCCGAGATCGACGAGCCGTGCGGTGAGTACGAGATCGTCCGCATCCCGTTCACCCGTGTCGGGATCGCCTCCGTACACCTCGTCCCGCTGTCCCTCAGGCACTACCTGGACGGCAACATCGAGGGTGTACGCGCCATGCACGCGCCCGACCTGGGCTGA
- a CDS encoding GlcG/HbpS family heme-binding protein, whose protein sequence is MSTTTLAPAPFSTQDAEVLVEAARVAAEAAGVTVAVTVLDAGGHLLAFRRDDRAVLIAGETSTRKAYTALQLNAPTADLVDAVQPGGPFHTLPTALDRPLLFIAGGVPVHRDGRLIGAIGVGGGAPEQDHGFASAAVANLTRR, encoded by the coding sequence ATGAGCACCACCACCCTCGCACCGGCCCCGTTCAGCACCCAGGATGCCGAGGTCCTCGTCGAAGCGGCCCGGGTGGCCGCGGAGGCGGCCGGGGTCACCGTCGCGGTTACCGTCCTGGACGCGGGCGGCCATCTGCTCGCCTTCCGCCGGGACGACCGGGCCGTACTGATCGCCGGGGAGACCAGCACACGCAAGGCGTACACGGCGCTCCAGCTGAACGCGCCGACCGCCGACCTGGTGGACGCGGTCCAGCCGGGCGGCCCGTTCCACACCCTGCCGACGGCGCTCGACCGTCCGCTGCTCTTCATCGCGGGTGGCGTGCCCGTGCATCGCGACGGCCGTCTCATCGGCGCGATCGGCGTGGGTGGCGGCGCCCCCGAGCAGGACCACGGATTCGCGTCCGCCGCCGTCGCGAACCTGACTCGCCGCTGA
- a CDS encoding MarR family winged helix-turn-helix transcriptional regulator, with protein MTATDPALTALAQGWCALSLLHGKIDAHIERALQSGHDLSVREYSLLDVLSRQHSGPGGHLQMKQVADAVVLSQSATTRLVTRLEDRGLLTRYLCDTDRRGIYTDVTDSGLALLAEARPTNDRALREALDEAATNPQLAPLVRTVEALHAPA; from the coding sequence ATGACCGCGACCGACCCCGCACTCACCGCCCTCGCCCAGGGCTGGTGCGCGCTCTCCCTGCTGCACGGCAAGATCGATGCCCACATCGAGCGCGCCCTCCAGTCGGGCCATGACCTCAGCGTGCGCGAGTACTCCCTGCTCGACGTCCTGAGTCGCCAGCACAGCGGCCCCGGGGGCCATCTCCAGATGAAGCAGGTCGCCGACGCCGTCGTCCTCAGCCAGTCGGCCACGACCCGGCTGGTGACCCGGCTCGAGGACCGTGGCCTGCTGACCCGGTACCTCTGCGACACCGACCGGCGCGGTATCTACACGGACGTCACCGACTCCGGTCTCGCCCTGCTGGCCGAGGCGCGGCCCACCAACGACAGGGCACTGCGCGAGGCCCTGGACGAAGCGGCCACCAACCCCCAACTGGCGCCCCTGGTCCGCACAGTTGAGGCGCTGCACGCACCGGCCTGA
- a CDS encoding HAD family hydrolase has translation MARLHLFDLDGTLMRGSAAPVEISRQLGLLSEIGELERELSAGLIGPPEYAVRVHALWAGLTEAHVASAFESAPWLTGIQDVWREIREQGDYCAVISLSPSFFVRRLLAWGAHAAHGSVFPDVPFARPVDPAGILSPAAKVSVMDRLCAEFGVSPRSCVAYGDSMSDVDLFAAVPVSVAVNADHHLEGLATHAYTGDDLREAYALVRAAG, from the coding sequence ATGGCGAGACTTCATCTCTTCGACCTCGACGGCACGCTGATGCGGGGCTCCGCCGCACCGGTCGAGATATCCCGGCAACTGGGACTGCTCAGCGAGATCGGCGAGCTGGAGCGTGAGCTGTCCGCAGGGCTGATCGGGCCTCCGGAGTACGCGGTACGCGTCCATGCCCTGTGGGCCGGGCTCACCGAGGCGCACGTGGCGAGCGCCTTCGAGAGCGCCCCCTGGCTCACCGGGATCCAGGACGTGTGGCGCGAGATCCGGGAACAGGGTGACTACTGCGCCGTCATCTCGCTCTCCCCGTCCTTCTTCGTGCGACGGCTGCTCGCCTGGGGCGCCCACGCCGCCCACGGCTCCGTCTTCCCGGACGTGCCGTTCGCGCGGCCGGTGGATCCGGCCGGGATCCTCAGTCCGGCCGCCAAGGTGAGCGTCATGGACCGGCTGTGTGCCGAGTTCGGTGTCAGCCCCCGAAGCTGTGTGGCGTACGGGGACTCGATGTCCGACGTGGACCTCTTCGCCGCGGTGCCCGTGTCGGTCGCGGTGAACGCGGATCACCATCTTGAGGGCCTCGCGACCCATGCGTACACCGGTGACGACCTCCGGGAGGCCTACGCGCTCGTCCGTGCCGCTGGGTGA
- a CDS encoding GNAT family N-acetyltransferase, which yields MNDLEIRPATPEDIPAIVAMLADDPLGAQRESPDDLAPYRAAFDRLASDPHQRLVVADRGGQVVGTLQLTVIPGLSRRGASRSIIEGVRVEKTERGSGLGTILIEWAIAESERLGCQLVQLTSDATRIDAHRFYERLGFEASHVGFKKPL from the coding sequence ATGAACGATCTTGAGATCAGGCCCGCGACGCCCGAGGACATTCCGGCGATCGTGGCGATGCTCGCCGACGATCCGCTGGGCGCCCAGCGCGAATCGCCGGACGACCTCGCCCCCTACCGCGCCGCCTTCGACCGGCTGGCGAGCGATCCCCACCAGCGATTGGTGGTCGCGGATCGCGGCGGGCAGGTCGTCGGCACGCTTCAGCTCACCGTCATTCCCGGTCTCTCCCGGCGCGGAGCGTCTCGCTCGATCATCGAGGGCGTCCGCGTGGAGAAGACAGAGCGGGGCAGCGGCCTGGGGACCATCCTCATCGAATGGGCCATCGCCGAATCCGAGCGCCTGGGCTGCCAGTTGGTTCAGCTGACCTCGGACGCCACCCGCATCGACGCTCATCGCTTCTATGAGCGGCTGGGCTTCGAGGCCTCACATGTGGGGTTCAAGAAGCCGCTGTAG
- a CDS encoding cystathionine gamma-lyase produces MTGDGTRSVRAGIPAPVAYEPTLPGPVFAAHFHLPGEAAGPYTYGRDTNPTWTHLERAIAELESPDESAEAVVFASGMAAISAVLLSQARSGDTVVLPDDGYQALPLVREQLEAYGIEVRTAPTAGDAQLAHLDGAKLLWIETPSNPGLDVCDVRRLARSAHEAGALVAVDNTLATPLGQRPLELGADFAVASGTKGLTGHGDLLLGYVVCRDPRLAARVRTWRKVVGAIPGPMEAWLAHRSLATLHLRADRQAANALALAEALAKRGEVTGLRYPGLPSDPSHRLASAQMRRFGCVISFDLPDRAFAERFLEALRLVDDATSFGGVRSTAERRGRWGGDAVAEGFIRFSVGAEDAPDLIADVERALDEAGAAS; encoded by the coding sequence ATGACAGGTGACGGCACTCGATCCGTACGCGCCGGGATCCCCGCGCCGGTGGCCTACGAACCCACCCTGCCCGGGCCGGTGTTCGCCGCCCACTTCCACCTGCCCGGCGAGGCGGCCGGCCCGTACACCTACGGCCGCGACACCAACCCGACCTGGACCCATCTGGAACGGGCCATAGCCGAACTCGAGTCCCCCGACGAGAGCGCCGAAGCCGTCGTCTTCGCCTCCGGGATGGCGGCGATCTCGGCGGTCCTGCTCTCCCAGGCGCGCTCCGGGGACACCGTGGTCCTGCCGGACGACGGCTATCAGGCCCTGCCCCTGGTCCGTGAGCAGTTGGAGGCGTACGGCATCGAGGTGCGCACCGCGCCGACCGCAGGGGATGCCCAACTGGCGCACCTCGACGGCGCGAAGCTGCTGTGGATCGAGACACCGTCGAATCCCGGTCTCGATGTGTGCGACGTACGCCGGCTGGCGCGGTCCGCACACGAAGCGGGCGCGCTCGTGGCGGTCGACAACACGTTGGCCACACCGCTCGGGCAGCGCCCCCTCGAACTCGGCGCGGACTTCGCGGTCGCCAGCGGCACCAAGGGCCTGACCGGCCACGGCGATCTGCTGCTCGGCTATGTGGTGTGCCGCGATCCCCGGCTCGCCGCACGCGTACGCACCTGGCGCAAGGTCGTCGGGGCGATCCCGGGGCCGATGGAGGCCTGGCTCGCACACCGCTCCCTCGCCACCCTGCACCTGCGCGCGGACCGGCAGGCCGCCAACGCCCTCGCCCTGGCAGAGGCGCTGGCAAAACGCGGCGAGGTGACGGGGCTGCGCTATCCGGGCCTGCCCTCGGATCCCTCGCACCGACTGGCCTCGGCGCAGATGCGCCGCTTCGGCTGCGTGATCTCCTTCGACCTGCCCGACCGCGCCTTCGCCGAACGGTTCCTGGAGGCGCTGCGTCTGGTGGACGACGCCACGAGCTTCGGTGGCGTGCGCTCGACCGCCGAACGGCGTGGCCGCTGGGGCGGCGACGCGGTGGCGGAGGGCTTCATCCGCTTCTCGGTCGGCGCGGAGGACGCACCCGATCTGATCGCGGATGTGGAACGCGCCCTGGACGAGGCGGGTGCGGCCTCGTGA
- a CDS encoding GNAT family N-acetyltransferase: MPSPLAELPLRHLTHEDVVACADLSEDRGWPREEHKWGLLLAAGTGYGIDAPDGKGLVAACVVTSYGPGLTAIGMVLVAQRFARQGVGRRLMKDVLQKWEGTPLTLHATPNGRPLYEELGFATTGRAEMVVGHFQPSGPAPTVATRPATADDLSAILRLDTEVFGQDRTHMITRLPAFCDQLRVAEDSVGLIGFAAAWPNMHTHVVGPLIARDTETAKALVASLAAGTDRPLRTDVDVRHEELLSWLRASGLDSVGFNAVMTRGIPALPGDWTRRFAPLTVAAG, from the coding sequence ATGCCCTCACCGCTCGCCGAGCTCCCCCTGCGCCATCTGACCCATGAAGACGTCGTCGCCTGCGCCGACCTCTCCGAAGACCGGGGCTGGCCACGGGAGGAGCACAAATGGGGGCTTCTGCTCGCGGCGGGCACGGGATACGGAATCGATGCCCCGGACGGCAAGGGCCTGGTCGCCGCCTGTGTCGTCACCTCGTACGGTCCGGGTCTCACGGCCATCGGCATGGTCCTGGTGGCCCAGCGCTTCGCCCGGCAGGGCGTCGGGCGACGGCTGATGAAGGACGTGCTCCAGAAGTGGGAGGGCACTCCGCTCACCCTGCACGCCACACCGAACGGCCGCCCGCTCTACGAGGAGCTGGGCTTCGCAACGACCGGCCGCGCCGAGATGGTCGTGGGGCACTTCCAGCCGTCGGGGCCCGCCCCGACGGTGGCCACCCGTCCGGCGACCGCGGACGACCTGTCGGCGATCCTCCGGCTGGACACCGAGGTCTTCGGCCAGGACCGCACCCACATGATCACCCGGCTGCCGGCCTTCTGCGATCAGTTGCGGGTCGCCGAGGACTCGGTCGGCCTCATCGGGTTCGCGGCCGCCTGGCCCAATATGCACACCCATGTGGTCGGCCCGTTGATCGCCCGCGACACGGAGACCGCCAAGGCTCTGGTCGCCTCGCTCGCGGCCGGCACGGACCGGCCGCTGCGCACGGACGTCGACGTACGGCACGAGGAACTGTTGAGCTGGCTGAGGGCGTCCGGCCTGGACTCGGTCGGCTTCAACGCGGTGATGACCCGGGGCATCCCGGCTCTCCCCGGCGACTGGACCCGCCGCTTCGCGCCCCTGACGGTGGCAGCGGGCTAG
- a CDS encoding LysR family transcriptional regulator, whose product MDLALLRTFVTVHRAGSFTRAAALLGLSQPAVTSQIRTLERQLGHTLFLRRARGVTPTTIGDELAQRAAPHLDALVEITEPGLCEESGARTLHLAGPPEFTAVRALPALTRLIPQGLALRASFGNAEETLEGLAAGHHDLVIATARPRGGLLTSTPLCDEEHVLVAGVRWAARLGPGAVRHGGPEVLEPIPVVEVHESLPLVTRYWAAVFDARPAATGTVIAPDLRAVLAAVAAGAGLAVLPRYLCETALEQGEVVALLDPPVPPLRTYFLAARTGTLGLAHIARAQEWLLRAAVDWS is encoded by the coding sequence ATGGACCTTGCCCTGCTGCGTACGTTCGTCACCGTGCACCGGGCCGGCTCCTTCACCCGGGCCGCGGCGCTGCTCGGACTCTCACAGCCCGCCGTGACCAGCCAGATCCGCACCCTGGAGCGGCAGTTGGGCCACACCCTGTTCCTGCGCAGGGCGCGCGGGGTGACCCCGACGACGATCGGCGACGAACTGGCCCAGCGGGCCGCGCCGCATCTGGACGCACTCGTCGAAATCACCGAGCCGGGCCTGTGCGAGGAATCGGGCGCGCGGACGCTCCACCTGGCGGGCCCGCCGGAGTTCACGGCAGTGCGGGCCCTGCCCGCTCTCACCCGGCTCATCCCGCAGGGACTCGCGCTGCGGGCCTCCTTCGGGAACGCGGAGGAGACCCTGGAAGGCCTGGCCGCCGGACACCACGACCTGGTCATCGCCACCGCCCGGCCGCGCGGTGGGCTGCTGACGTCGACACCGCTGTGCGACGAGGAACATGTGCTGGTCGCCGGGGTGCGCTGGGCGGCACGACTCGGACCGGGCGCGGTGCGCCACGGCGGTCCCGAGGTCCTGGAGCCCATCCCGGTGGTGGAGGTCCATGAGTCGCTTCCGCTGGTGACCCGCTACTGGGCGGCCGTGTTCGACGCCCGGCCCGCGGCCACGGGCACGGTGATCGCCCCCGACCTGCGGGCCGTCCTGGCCGCGGTGGCCGCCGGGGCCGGCCTGGCGGTGCTGCCCCGCTACCTGTGCGAGACGGCCCTGGAACAGGGTGAGGTGGTGGCGCTCCTCGACCCCCCGGTGCCTCCGCTGCGGACCTATTTCCTCGCGGCGCGCACCGGCACACTCGGTCTCGCACACATCGCGCGGGCGCAGGAATGGCTGCTGCGTGCCGCCGTCGACTGGAGCTGA
- the dnaB gene encoding replicative DNA helicase, translating to MSIPEPLDEPWADTGPSDRLPVSRQRGDSEVRGRGRGRGRDDQHDRGQDDWDGGSSGFERVPPQDIDAEQSVLGGMLLSKDAIADVVEIIKGHDFYKPAHETVYTAILDLYAKGEPADPITVAAELVKRGEITRVGGASYLHTLVQSVPTAANASYYAEIVHERAVLRRLVEAGTKITQMGYAADGDVDDIVNSAQAEIYAVTEQRTSEDYLPLGDIMEGALDEIEAIGSRSGEMTGVPTGFTDFDSLTNGLHPGQMVVIAARPAMGKSTLALDFARACSIKHNLPSVIFSLEMGRNEIAMRLLSAEARVALHHMRSGTMTDDDWTRLARRMPDVSQAPLYIDDSPNLSMMEIRAKCRRLKQRNDLRLVVIDYLQLMQSGGSKRAESRQQEVSDMSRNLKLLAKELQLPVIALSQLNRGPEQRTDKKPMVSDLRESGSIEQDADMVILLHREDAYEKESPRAGEADLIVAKHRNGPTATITVAFQGHYSRFVDMAAT from the coding sequence GTGAGCATTCCCGAGCCGTTGGACGAGCCCTGGGCCGACACCGGTCCAAGTGACCGTCTGCCTGTTTCCCGCCAGCGCGGCGACAGCGAGGTCCGTGGCCGCGGCCGCGGCAGAGGCCGTGACGATCAGCACGACCGGGGCCAGGACGACTGGGACGGCGGCTCCTCCGGCTTCGAGCGGGTGCCGCCCCAGGACATCGACGCCGAACAGTCCGTGCTCGGCGGCATGCTGCTCTCCAAGGACGCCATCGCGGACGTCGTGGAGATCATCAAGGGCCATGACTTCTACAAGCCCGCACACGAGACCGTCTACACGGCGATCCTCGACCTCTACGCCAAGGGCGAGCCGGCCGACCCCATCACCGTCGCCGCCGAACTGGTCAAGCGCGGCGAGATCACCCGGGTCGGCGGTGCGTCCTATCTGCACACGCTGGTCCAGTCGGTGCCGACGGCAGCCAACGCCTCGTACTACGCGGAAATCGTCCATGAGCGGGCGGTGCTCCGCCGGCTCGTCGAGGCGGGCACCAAGATCACGCAGATGGGATACGCGGCGGACGGCGACGTCGACGACATCGTCAACTCCGCCCAGGCCGAGATCTACGCGGTCACCGAGCAGCGCACCAGCGAGGACTATCTCCCGCTCGGCGACATCATGGAGGGCGCGCTCGACGAGATCGAGGCGATCGGCTCCCGCAGCGGCGAGATGACCGGAGTGCCTACCGGATTCACCGACTTCGACTCGCTCACCAATGGTCTGCACCCCGGTCAGATGGTCGTCATCGCCGCCCGACCCGCGATGGGTAAGTCCACGCTGGCGCTGGACTTCGCGCGGGCCTGTTCGATCAAGCACAATCTGCCGAGCGTGATCTTCTCGCTCGAAATGGGGCGCAACGAGATCGCGATGCGTCTGCTGTCGGCCGAGGCCCGGGTCGCGCTCCACCACATGCGCTCCGGCACGATGACCGACGACGACTGGACACGGCTGGCCCGGCGCATGCCCGACGTCTCCCAGGCGCCGCTCTACATCGACGACTCTCCCAACCTGTCGATGATGGAAATCCGCGCCAAGTGCCGCCGCTTGAAGCAGCGGAACGACCTCCGCCTCGTCGTCATCGACTATCTCCAGCTGATGCAGTCCGGCGGTTCGAAGCGTGCGGAGAGCCGCCAGCAGGAAGTCTCGGACATGTCGCGAAACCTGAAGCTGCTCGCCAAGGAGCTCCAGCTTCCGGTGATCGCGCTCTCGCAGCTGAACCGTGGTCCCGAGCAGCGCACCGACAAGAAGCCGATGGTCTCCGACCTGCGTGAATCGGGCTCCATCGAGCAGGACGCGGACATGGTCATCCTGCTGCACCGTGAGGACGCCTACGAGAAGGAGTCGCCCCGCGCGGGCGAGGCGGACCTGATCGTGGCCAAGCACCGTAACGGCCCGACCGCGACGATCACCGTCGCCTTCCAGGGTCACTATTCGCGCTTCGTGGACATGGCGGCGACCTGA